In Actinomycetota bacterium, the genomic window TGGTCGCTCAACGATCCGGTTCGCGTCACGACGGGACCGTTCGCCAACTTCCAAGGTCTGATCTCCGAGATCGACACCGATCGCTCGAAGCTCAAAGTGCTCGTGAACATCTTCGGGCGCGAGACGCCGGTCGAGCTCGGCTTCGATCAGGTCGCCAAGGTGTAGCCGAGGAGCGAGAAGATGCCTCCCAAGAAGAAGAAGATCATGACGGTCGTGAAGCTTCAGATCCCGGCCGGGCAGGCGACTCCGGCGCCGCCCGTGGGCACGGCCCTCGGGCCGCACGGCGTCAACATCATGGAGTTCTGCAAGCAGTACAACGCGATGACGCAGAGCCAGCCGGGCCAGATCATCCCGGTCGAGGTCACGATCTACGAGGACCGCTCGTTCTCGCTCGTCACCAAGACGCCGCCGGCCGCCGTTCTCATCCGCCAGAAGGCGGGCATCGAGAAGGGCTCAGGGGAGCCGAACCGCAATAAGGTCGGGACGATCCGCAAGGCTCAGGTGAAAGAGATCGCCGAGCTCAAGATGCCGGACCTCAACGCCAACGACATCGACGCTGCGATGAAGATCATCGTCGGTACGGCTCGCAGCATGGGCGTAACCGTCGTCGAGTAACGACAGAACCTCGACCGCGTGGGAGGCGGGCGCGCCCGCCGCGGACCACAGGAGGCAGTCATGGCAGGGAAGAAGTACGCCGAAGCGGCGAAGACCATCGAGCGCGACAAGATCTACCCGCCGGCGGAAGCCGTTTCGCTGATCAAGGGCGCCGCCAAGCGTAAGTTCGATGAGTCCGTCGACGTGGCGATACGGCTCGGCGTCGACCCACGGAAGGCCGACCAGATGGTGCGGGGCACGGTCTCGCTGCCTCACGGCACCGGCAAGAGCGTCCGCGTAGCCGCGTTCGCAGCCGGGGAAGCCGCGCAGCAAGCGAAAGAGGCCGGCGCCGACATCGTGGGCGCCCAGGACCTCGCCGACCGTATCCAGAACGAGAACTTCCTCGACTTCGACGCCGTGGTTGCCACCCCCGACATGATGGGGATGGTCGGCAAGCTCGGTCGGATCCTCGGACCGAGAGGCCTGATGCCGAACCCGAAAGCCGGAACCGTGACCCCCGAGGTCGGCAAGGCGGTGAAAGAGATCAAGGCCGGAAAGCTCGAGTACCGCGTCGACAAGGGCGCCAACGTTCACCTCGTCATCGGGAAGGCATCGTTCAACGAGGATGCGCTGCTCGAGAACCTGCAGGCGGTCCTCGACGAGATCGTTCGAGCCAAGCCTTCTGCGGCGAAAGGCAAGTACATCAAGGGGGTCACGATCTCCTCGACGATGGGGCCGGGCGTGAAGGTCGACGCCGGCCGCCACTCGGAGACCAAGGAGTCGTAGCCTTCGTTGCTCGTCGATTGACCGGGGGGTTGCGCCCCCGTATGCTCCGTCATCGCCCGAGACAGGAGGTGCCGCGATAGCGGCTTAAGCACCCGCAAGGGAGCCTCCCGAGGCTCACCGCGCGAGCGGCCGACCTGTCTCAGGCGGCCGCTTCTTCATTTGGAGGGCACGTGGCGAAGGTCAAGACAGGACCGAAAACCAAGAAGAAGGTGGGCGGGCCGAGGCCTCCCGAGGGCGGACCCCGCTCTAACAAGGTGGAGGCGGTTGCAACGATCAAGGACCGCTTGAACTCCGGAGCTGTGCTGCTCACGGAGTACCGCGGCTTGACGGTTCAAGAGCTTGCGGACTTGCGTCGCGCGCTCGAGGGCGTGGCGGAGTACAAGGTCGTGAAGAACACGCTCGCGACGATCGCTGCGCGCGAGGCGGGTCACGAGGATCTCATCCCGATGCTCCAGGGTCCCACGGCCATCGCGTACGTGACGGGCGACGTGGCCAAGGCCGCTAAGGACATCGCGGACTTCGCCAAGAAAGCGCCGGCGCTGGTCCTCAAGGGCGGAGTGTTCGAGGGTCAGGTCCTGTCCGCCGAACGGGCGAAGGCGCTATCTACCCTCGAGTCCCGTGAGGTCATGCTCTCGAAACTCGTCTCGATGGCGATAACGCCGCTGCAACAAGCGGCCAACGTCTTCGCAGCAGGCTTCAACCAGCTCGGAGCAGTTTTGGCACAACTCAAGGACGATCTCGCGGCCTCAGAAGCCGCGTAACGAGTAGGAGGGGACGACGATGGCGAAGCTTTCCGGTGATGAGGTCCTCGACGCGATCGGCGAGTGGAACCTGATCGAGCTGTCGGAATTCATCAAGAAGTTCGAGGAGAAGTTCGGCGTCACCGCGGCGGCACCGGTGGCGATGATGGCCGGCCCCGGCGGTGGCGGTGGCGGCGGGGGAGAAGAGTCCGAAGAGAAGACGGAGTTCGATGTGATCCTTTTGGCCGCCGGCGAGAAGAAGATCAACGTCATCAAGGAGGTCCGTGCCATCACTGCTCTCGGCCTGAAGGAAGCTAAGGACCTGGTGGAAGCCGCCCCAGCCCCGGTTCGCGAGAAAGTAACGAAGGAAGAGGCGGAGAAGATCAAAGCCCAGCTCGAAGGCGCCGGCGCCTCGGTCGAGGTCAAGTAGCCGGCAGCGGCCCTCCGTGCTATCTCTGACCTGCGGTTTCTTGGTTAATCCTTGACGGTGTGAGAAGGCGAGGGGTAGCCTCGCTCCCAGGTTTGTTCTCATATCGAGCTCGGTGACCCGCTGCTTGACGGCAGGGAAGCGGAAATGCTACCCTGCCCTTTCGCGTTGTCTTCTTTGGGGTGACCCGCGTTTCCGCACGTCCTCGCTAGTTCACGCAACATATCCTCGGTAGAGGAGGGGGAGCGTTTTGCCTACTGCCGCCTCTGAGCGTCTGTCTTTCGCCAAGACCACCGAAACACTTCCGCTGCCGGATCTGATCGCGATCCAGCGCGAGTCCTTCGATTGGCTCCTCTCCGAAGGCTTGAAGGAAACCTTCGCCGAGATCTCCCCGATCGAGGACTACCAGGGCGTCATGAAGCTCTATTTCAAGGACCACCGCTTCGAAGACCCCAAGTACTCCGTCGAAGAGTGCCACGACAAGGACATGACCTTCTCGCAGCCCTTGTTCGTGCAGGCCGAGTTCCACAACACGGCCACCGGAGAGATCAAGGCCCAGACCGTGTTCATGGGCGACTTCCCGATCATGACGAACAAGGGCACGTTCGTCATCAACGGCACCGAGCGCGTCGTCGTTTCGCAGCTCGTCCGTTCGC contains:
- the rplK gene encoding 50S ribosomal protein L11 is translated as MPPKKKKIMTVVKLQIPAGQATPAPPVGTALGPHGVNIMEFCKQYNAMTQSQPGQIIPVEVTIYEDRSFSLVTKTPPAAVLIRQKAGIEKGSGEPNRNKVGTIRKAQVKEIAELKMPDLNANDIDAAMKIIVGTARSMGVTVVE
- the rplA gene encoding 50S ribosomal protein L1, whose amino-acid sequence is MAGKKYAEAAKTIERDKIYPPAEAVSLIKGAAKRKFDESVDVAIRLGVDPRKADQMVRGTVSLPHGTGKSVRVAAFAAGEAAQQAKEAGADIVGAQDLADRIQNENFLDFDAVVATPDMMGMVGKLGRILGPRGLMPNPKAGTVTPEVGKAVKEIKAGKLEYRVDKGANVHLVIGKASFNEDALLENLQAVLDEIVRAKPSAAKGKYIKGVTISSTMGPGVKVDAGRHSETKES
- the rplJ gene encoding 50S ribosomal protein L10, yielding MAKVKTGPKTKKKVGGPRPPEGGPRSNKVEAVATIKDRLNSGAVLLTEYRGLTVQELADLRRALEGVAEYKVVKNTLATIAAREAGHEDLIPMLQGPTAIAYVTGDVAKAAKDIADFAKKAPALVLKGGVFEGQVLSAERAKALSTLESREVMLSKLVSMAITPLQQAANVFAAGFNQLGAVLAQLKDDLAASEAA
- the rplL gene encoding 50S ribosomal protein L7/L12, with product MAKLSGDEVLDAIGEWNLIELSEFIKKFEEKFGVTAAAPVAMMAGPGGGGGGGGEESEEKTEFDVILLAAGEKKINVIKEVRAITALGLKEAKDLVEAAPAPVREKVTKEEAEKIKAQLEGAGASVEVK